From the genome of Nicotiana tabacum cultivar K326 chromosome 17, ASM71507v2, whole genome shotgun sequence:
TATATTAAGCATAAACCCGAGATCTCAGGTCAGCTAGAAAAATGGGCCATAGAGGTTAGGGGGTATGATATTGAATACAAACTCCGAATATCTATAAAGTCTcagattttggcagacttcgtggacGATTTCACACCTTCCTTGATCCCCAAGGTTGATAAAGAATTATTACTTGCCTCAGGGACTAGCTCTGGGGTCTGGACCCTATTCGTGGACGACACTTCCAATGCGAAAAGGTTCGGGTTGGGAATCGTATTAAAACCACCCACGGGTAATATAACAAtccaatctattagaactgtaaaattgaaaAACAATGAAGTCGAATATAAGGCTATGATTATAGGTCTAAAACTGGATAAAAGCCTGGGGGCTGAGGTGACCGAAACCAAGTATGACTCCCTCCTTGTTATTAACCAAGTTAACGGGACGTTCGAAGTCAAAGAATACCGGATACAGAGATACTTGGATGAATTACAATGTGTGTTATATCGCTTTAGAGAATGGACATTACAATATGTCCTCCGAGATCAGAATAATGAGGTTGATGCTTTATCTAACTTAGGATCATCAGTCGACTCCGATGAATTTAACTCTGGAACGATGGTGACATTGATGAGCTCGGTGATAGAGGAAGGTCATGCCAAGGTAAACTCAACGAGTTTGACTTGGTATTGGAGAAACAGATACATAGACTACCTTCAGAAAGGGAAATTGCCATCAGATCCTAAAGAATCAAGGGCCCTTCAAACTAAGGCTGCCAGGTTTAGCTTAGTTGAAGGAGAACCGTACCGAAGATCATTTTTTGGATCGTTAACAAGGTGCTTGGGGATTGGGTAGACCTATTATATGATGAGGGAAGTCCAAGAGGGTACTAGCGGAAACCATTCAGGAGCAGAATTGTTGGTTTGGAAATTGATCAGGGTCGGGTGTTACTGGAACGAAATGGAAAAGGATGCGAAGGACTTTGTTCAAAAGTGTAATGAATGTCAAAGGCATGCCCCGATGATCTACCAACTGGGGGAGCTGCTTCACCCGGTCCTTTCTctttggccattcatgaaatgagggatggacatCGTAAGCCCTTTACCATGGGCACCCAGAAAAGCATAGTACATCTTGCTCATGACAGATTACttctccaagtgggttgaagctcaAGTGTTCGAGAAAGTTAGATAAAAAAAGGTTATCGACGTCATCTGGATCATATAATATGCCGGTTCGAGATACCAACCGAGATTACGTGCTACAACGGGAGACGATTCATCGGCAACAAGGTCAATATGTTCTAtgaggatcacaaaatcaaaaagaTTTTATCAACCCCTTATCACATATGTGCGAACGGCCAAGCGGAGTCAACATATAAAACTATACTGCAGAACCTGAAGAAAAGACTTACCGACCCAAAACGAATATGGAAAGAAATTTTGCCCAAGGTCCTATGTGCGTATTGAACAACATCAAGGTCGAGTGCCGGTGAAACATCGTTCTCTCTAGTCTACGATGCAGAGGCTTTGATTCCGGTAGAAGTGGGAGAACCAAGTTTAAGGTTCTGATATGCTATAGAGACATCGAATGACGACGCCATGGCCACAAGTCTAAATTTAGCAGACGAAAGGCGAGAAGTCGTCCTAGTCTGGTTAGCAGCTCAAAAGCAGTGAATGGGAAGATAATACAACCGAAGGGCAAACCTTCGACACTTCCAAGTCAGGGACTTAGTATTATGGAAATTCACATTGCATACCAAGAACCCGAATGACGGGAGACTAGGCCAGAACTGGGAGGGACCGAACAGAGTCACCGATATAACCGTGAAAGGCTCGTACCAGATTGAGTTTGAAAATGGTGTACAACTGCCcaacaactggaatgtggcacacttaaagcggtacttCTGCTAAGGTATAAATACATACTATTCTTTATGGTTTATTACGCTTTGAACTAACTTATGCAGGTACTCAATCGAAGCCAAATCTAAggattaggtctgaaagcatgcgttgcacacTTTTTCCCTTCGACCGGTTTTTTCCCGTAATGAGTTTTATGGCAAGGTTTTCAACGAGGAAACAGTAAGCGTGCTACCCTAGTTTTAAAGACCAGTTTAATACCATGGAATGCGGATCTCCCGTATCCGATCAATAGTATTCGAGCCCTCAAAATTCAGTCTCGAATACTAGGGGACTATCACACCCTAAGTCAAGAAACGAAGACCTAAGTTCAGAAATTTGAGAGGCAATCCTATTCTATATCGAAAGCCAAGGCTTGAATATTAGGATTTATTATAAGGATCAAATAGTCAAACAAACCATGCCCGTATAGCTCATTCTTGCCATGGCGGATAGCTTTTGTATCTTCAATTACTTACACTACTtttaaagtaataaaaaaaatttgcCTTCTATGTTTCATCGGTTCACATTCGAATAAGTAATGTTATTGTTACATCACATAGAATGAATAATAGGTTCAAAATCTCATAGGCACACATGTCACCATTAAATGGGGGCATAAAACCCCGAAGGTAGTAAGAATCCACGAGACCGTTCCTAACCATATAAAGACCCATAATCCTACGGGTTACACTGAACTAGGGACTGTTACCCGATAGTAAGATCGAAACAATCGGGCTACTAAATACCGAAGGCACCGAGCCTACAAGGCAGGGCCCAAACACTAAAATCCACGACCAACTTAAGATACGAAACCTTTAAAGCTTCGATCACAATGTATAAACGGCTAGGAGAAATATGAGTTTGTGCATAAAAGGTAAGGTCCTTACACATTTTAAATTCATAAAAGATTACTTCCAACCCGATCAAGTCAATCAATCTCGAATTACGGCCATGAAAAGAGCCACCTTTGGAAAAATATTAGATGTGTCCAGATAAAATCATTCGAATATTTCCACAAagactttgttttattttttatcgGGTCCTCCGAAGTCAAAGCAATTCGGAGTCATTACTTAACCCAGTCCTTATTCGGGCTTTGGTAGTTGAACAATTTAAGCAATGCCAAATTCTATGTTATGGCATCGATGGCATATTAAGTTTGAGACACAAGTTATATATCCTAAGTCTTAAACATAAGCAAATGCAAAAAAGTGAAAGGGCATAATATGTAGTCGAAGGgaaatttcatatatatatttaccAAAAGGATTTACAGAGGGACTATAAAATGACCCCAAAGTACAAAGCGTACAACTAcaagaaaagacaaaaataagCTAAGGCATTTCCTGCGTAGTCTTCATCAAAGCTTAGCTCGCTATCCGAGCCATCTAGTTGGTACCTCGCTTTGGCCTCAACTTCGAGCCTCTTGACCTCCTCGATTTTGGCTGCTAATTCAACTCTTCTAGAttggatctcctcgagagtctaTCTTCGAGATAGCCACTTCACTTACTTGGCCTTAGTTATAATACGAGATTCAGCTACCTCTATATCATTATTGTACTGGGCCAGCATGTTCTGGGCTTCCGAGGCCTTATTTGAAGCCATCTCCAATCTGGATTTCAGCGTCGTGTACTCTTGGTCGAGAGCGTCACATTCTGCAACGGCCGAGGCAGGCTGTGTCCGGATCTCCTCATTTAGTTGAGACCATTTGTCAGCCTTCTCTCTCATCACTTGGAGCTGCACTTTGGTCGATGCCATATCCTCTTTGGTCGCATCACGCTCCGATGCTACGAGGCCCATTTTGCCCCTTagctcgtcagttgaagccttgACCTCATCCATATCGGACCTAAACTGGTCGATCAAGGTTATTTTCTCCTGGAACTGCGAAGTTATGGCATTAGCATTTGCATTCAATCCGTTGTTATCTATCTCGAGCACTTTTACCTTTTTAATAAGAAGGGCATGGTCCTGTTTTGCTTTTGAAGCCTTCTTTGGGCTTTCTCCAGCTCGGCTTGGAGGGCAGGGCGGTCGACCATATCCCTGAGGACTTCGTCCTTCTGCTCACAGAGAGCTTTATACATCTCTTTTTGTCGGACCTGCTCCTTGAGCTCGAATAAGAGGTGGCTCACCTCCATCATGGACTAGTGAAAGATTTCATGGTGAAGCACCAAGGTCTGAGACATAAAGAACGAAAATTGTTAAAATTTCGTTAAGGCAAAAAGAACTCTTTAAGATATAAAGAGAGGAAGGTATACCCTATTCAGTGCCTACTGAGTCTCGTTGAACAGGCTCGACCTATCTACCTCCTTCATCTTCACTTGGTCCTCTTTGGTTACAAAGGAATGGATATAGCTGGCCATTACGAGTGGCTCGGATAGCATGCTAGTATCCGTCGATAATGTGAACATGACCTTCTTCTTCAATTCAGGGTCTACACTCACGGCGGGAAACTGCTTCTCGAGAATTGGGCTTGAACTCGGCCCACCTGACCCCTATTGCACAACCCTTTTCGGGATCTCCTGGTGGCCAAAGCCGGAGTAATCCTCGTAAAATGACTTAAAGGCCTCATCTACAGCCTGGGATGCCTCTGTCGATTTTTCTACGGTGACCCGAGCTTCGTCTAACATGGCCTCCGTATGAGGCGGTGACTCCGGAACGTAGATAATGTCGGTGTTTTTCGAGGCGGACTCCCTCGGAATTGGGGGATCTTTCTGCAAAGCAATAGCTACTTGATCATCTTGGAGCCCCCCGAGTTACAGGGGACTCAGTCTTTCGAGCATCCCCCTCCGGGGGCATGTACTCCAAGTCGACATCAATCAGCTTGTGAGTGATGAAATCCATGTTGTTGTCATCCTCAGGAAAGTCCTTAAGCTAGTAAAGAGCCTCCAAATCTAGGACTCGGGCACCATAGGCCTTTTTAGTGATCTTCCTGACCCTGAGAAtgattcttttcttcttcttagcCATGGTAGGAGCATCCGAGGAGTCAGGagatcttttcttcttcttcttagttttCTCCTCATTTTTCAAAGTATCTTCGACAGTAGGCCGAAGTGAAGCGGGGGGCTTTGTAAACAGGGTCGAGGCCACAACCTCGGTGGTTTCCCGAAGTTTAGTGGTCTCGGGCAAACCTGTGGAAGGAAAAGACTTAGTCAAAATAATgacaaaagaaaaatggaaaaaggaagaTTCAACCAAAAGAAGAGGGGAACTCACCATGAGAACGAGCCTCTCACTTGCCTTTAAAAAGCTTGTGCCACTCACGCTTGAGGTAGGTGAGTTGTTTGCAGATGCTCTCGACCCACTCCCTAAAATGAGGGACCTCGTCGGGGACTAGGGCGATGGCTGCATGTCAAATAAGATGAACAATGAGAAATAAGAGTAGATTCAAAAAAGTACTTTGATAACTTAGGAGGAAGTAAACTTACGCTTTgagttccacttctcggggaatggcagGAACTCGGAAGGAACGAGGTCCTCGGTCTTTATCCGAACAAACCTTCCCTGCCAGCCTCGGTCCCTGTCCTCATCTATGAAGGAGAAGGGAGCTTTCTTTACCCGACGGGCGAGCTTGATTAACCCCCCTCGAAAGATTCACGGGTTGTAAACTCAGAGCAGATGGTCGACTGTGAACCGAGGCTCATCTGTGTTATTAGCAAAGTGACGGAGAAGGGTCATGCTCCTCCAAAAGGATGGGTGAATCTGCTTAAATCAGATTTCGTACTTTTTACAGAACTCGGGGATCACCATATCCACCGGACCGAACATGAAAGGATACGTGTAAACACTGAGATATCCTTCCACGTGTGTTGTGATGTCCTTATCGAGGCTGGGAACGATATGTATTTGCCTTCCCATTTGCAGTCCTCGCAGACCGCTTGGAGCGTCTCCTCAATGATGGAGAAAACATACCTCTATTCCACTTTACCTCGGTCTCCTTATGTGGAGGCTTTTCGACCTTGAAGTCGTATATATGGAGCAACCTCCGAGGATGAATTTTGTAAGAGGAGATCTAGGGGCTACTACTGGGAGTGCTGCCTCGGTGTCGGTGGCCGAGTAAGAAGTCGAAGCTGTAGTATTTTGGGGTACCTATTTTGAAGTCTTAGCTATCACAATCTGGAAATATAAAGGGTTGATGGTTGGGTATGAggtttgaagatttgaaggtaatgtatgaagatttgaagataacaGATGAACATATCAAGATGTGAAGAACAagttatgaagatttgaaggattgATGAACAGATGGAAAACTTGAGGGTAACTCAAGAATGTTCGAAATTATAAAGTAAAAAGTGAAAAAGGAAAACAGAGCTTATATAGGGAATAAGTAATGAATGCTTGACGTTTCAGATTGAGTAACTGTCGAGGATGATCAACTGGCAGCTGACGCGTGTCCAAAATCACAGCGACGtgactgatgggacgtttcggCTCGTTAGTTGTAACTGTACGAAGGAAGGAACCGTGGTCAATTAGTAACTTGTCATCGTTCCTATAAATCTACTCTCTAAGaagtgaggggactatctatGTACGGGTAAAATCAGGGACAAAGTTATTCCCGATTTCACGATGAAGGAATGAGGAACAATGTGATTCGTCACTGGCTTGGATAAAACTGAGGGTGCCGCGGATCGGAGCCCGGGAATGGATGAATGGCATGTCGGAAATTGAGCATGGATAAACACAGGAAGGGTCAAGCTCGAGCGAAACGAAGAATCAAGGTTAAAGGAAAGACGGTTAAAGAAGGCAAACGAGGAGCTGAAATAGTCGTCATCAGCCGAATATTACATCGCGAATCATGCCTGATTTTAACTACGGATCGTGTTTTCTTggtaaaaagggaaagaaaagatttttacccttttagacttgtattagggTTGGAACTCCTTCTCTATATAAAGAGGGgaacctttttattttttgggtcACTGTTGGCAGCATATCAAAGTAATaaagtttatttttgtcttttagCAATTGTTCAAGTGTTCTTCAGTTATTCATCCATTCAGTTGCAACCGAGCTCCATTTCGAGGGCTCGATTGGAACCGGTTTTTAGCGTTCAAATCTAGCGGCAGGCTTAATTACTCCGTCACATTTGGCTTGATCGTTTTGCTTTCTTTTAATTCAATTACTTATTGTTCTTTGACCATTCATGCTAAATTAAAGTCATGTATTCtttaaaccgcgtacaaatttaattgttactcattttaagggtaaacaatatGTTATCTAAACTACAATATGTGAGAAAATGTATATCCGAATGATTGTGGCCCCAAAAGCACGCACATGCATGCATATATCCGAGCAGTGTACTGATTATCGTAGGCATACTTGCAGTAACCAGCGAAATCTATCCAATCAACCAATGGAATACATGCATATTGCTTTAGAATACTAACTTTGCATATAGGAAAAGGTACATTTGTGAAATAGCATCATATTCTACTTTAGATAAAACTCtttaacgaaaattcaaaaagTAAACTAGAGATGTGACTTGTATGTTGCCTCCTGATTTATTTAGTGCCTGTTTAGTATTTAAAAAATTGTGGAATTTATATGATAGTGCTACTTCGAACGGAAATATTGCAGATACAttattgaaaagaaaacaaaaaatagagagagagagagccccTAAATTTTGAGTCGTCCAACAATTTCCTCCATGTATTATTATTTTCCGGACTTCTTCCACAGTATTTATTTGTATAAAATTGTCATATTCATCTCTCTCTTCTTGTTACAAATATATTTCATAAAACAACTTAAGGTAAAAGCAATTGGTTTGGagaggtttttcaaaaaaatgtgtaatgacccgatcggtcattttgggAATTAGCGCTCGTTcagcttaaggtctcgagaagtttCGTAacgtgtattatgacttgcgagcgTGGTCAAGATTGATTTTCAGATGATTtgggatttaattgaaagaacaattcttatattttgaagtttaaatgaaaagagtttactgaaatttgacttttgtatggacgactccgaaatggcattttgatgatttcaatagtttcgtatggtgatttttgacttaggcgtgcggccggatttgaatttggagtcCCGTATggtaatttgatgcattttggcaaaaattgaaaaagttaaaattttggaaggttaagaggtttAACCGAGAGCTGACTTTcatgatatcggggttggattttgatttcgagagttggattagctctattatgtcatttatgacttgtatgcaaaatttgagatcaattggacttgatttgatagggttcgaCATCGAATGCACAAGTTAAAAGttattagcattgtttgatgtgatttgaaggtccgaccaagttcgtatcgtattttagtacttgttggtatatttggttgaggtcccgggaacctcgagtgagtttcagatagttaacggatcaatttttggacttggggatGTGCTGAAGTGTTTTTGTTGCCTGTATCTGATTTTCTTGTATGCGATCCCGTGGgaaggtccgcgatcgcgtaggctatTTTGGGCAGCTAGGaagtttgttctatgcgatcgacAGTTGGGGAATGCGATCACGTAAGCTGGAGGAGTATGAGATTTGTGAACGCGTGGTaaaggccgcgttcgcgtagaagaagtGAAGCAGCAGTTGAGTTCACGCGTTGTTCTTCGCGACCGCGTGAAGaggtacgcgatcgcgtaggtctgagGAGGCAGTGGTCCGCATTCACAGGTGTAGTGACGCGTTCGCATTTGCTTGAATTTCTGGGAAGCTGAGTTGTGCTTCGCGAGGCTATTTTCGCGATTGCGATGAAGGGTCGTCTAggcaaaaaataaatatttcaaaataagGGTTTGCGTTTATTTTACAAATTTGATTTTTGGAGCTTGGTtggaggcgatttttggagagattttcaagggagtAATTGGGATAAGTGCTTCTTACTTaggtttggttaaattccatgtttatgtctttgatttcatctttcaattagtgatttgggttttaaaaaattgagaaaaaatgaAGGAAAGTTCTTAGGCTAAactttggggatttgagtgagattttggtatcggatttgtgtaattcttttatggttggactcgatatcgaatgcgTTTTTGATTTTGGTAATTTTTAGTCGGGTTTTCGAGATGCGGGCCTGGGTCGACTTTTTTGAGCAATATTTTTTAATTCTTAGATAAGATCactatttcattatttaaattagtttcctatagttatatttaaagtatgaaattattttagctagattcgagccattcgaaGTTAGATAATCGAGGGAAAagccttctaattgattgattgtgCGTGGGTTGAGGTAagttgcctaactttgtatgggggaactaccccttaggattcaaGTCTTTTGTACTAATTGTATCACGTGAAGGCCGAGTACGCGAGGTCACAAGTACGTGCCCATACTTatatttggaaatttgaccggttctcttaggttcttatgtccgttaagtatgaagttgttttgtcatgttaaattcttcatttactaaatttacccttacgtgttttaattagaattaattacttcatgttctacccttattgccgattaaactcttatgtccCTTAACttaagttgttgcctcttttatcaTCATGCTATCTTTCCGTAAttacttaaccttaattgaaatcattgCTATCTTTCACTAATTGCTTAAactttaattgaaattattattatctcttccgtaattgcttagccTTAATGGAAGTTTGTTACCCCTTTCAttgttgaattattcttatttggggtcattgattcatgttatctctCTTGTTGTCGAATTGCACTTTCGTGGAATCATTGTTTCACATTACTTCTCCCATGTTGAACTATTCTTGTTAAGACTATTATTTCCCTGTTGTGTCTTTCTCTGTGAGTTCATTCTTCTGTTTCTTTGTGATCTaaagttcttgtgttgatttacttgtcgtattctcgtgttattgttgttattgttgttgttgtattcagtattgttgagccgagggctataggtggttgtgatattgaaatTATTTTGAGGAAATATTGTGGCATGTGGTCAGAGATGGTGaaagtcatttatttgagttgttatgtttttcGCCTACATGTTTTATTGAGAAaattgttattgtgttgcacAAGGTGTCTGtcatgcggttgttattatgttgcacgaggtttctgtcgtgctgttgttattgatacacatgcggtggtataaagtttaggtgttgaaacgcatacggtgagataaggtggccTTGAAATGC
Proteins encoded in this window:
- the LOC142171867 gene encoding uncharacterized protein LOC142171867, with product MECQKTLEEFKQYLSSPPPLHTPKANEQLYLYLEVSEVAVRGVLVREEEGMQVPIYYVSRILGDAETSYAHLEKLAFALLSASRKLKPYFQCHPICVVTSYIKHKPEISGQLEKWAIEVRGYDIEYKLRISIKSQILADFVDDFTPSLIPKVDKELLLASGTSSGVWTLFVDDTSNAKRFGLGIVLKPPTGNITIQSIRTVKLKNNEVEYKAMIIGLKLDKSLGAEVTETKYDSLLVINQVNGTFEVKEYRIQRYLDELQCVLYRFREWTLQYVLRDQNNEVDALSNLGSSVDSDEFNSGTMVTLMSSVIEEGHAKVNSTSLTWYWRNRYIDYLQKGKLPSDPKESRALQTKAARFSLVEGEPYRRSFFGSLTRCLGIG